A DNA window from Halogeometricum borinquense DSM 11551 contains the following coding sequences:
- a CDS encoding ABC transporter permease gives MSTIESLRGAFYDASEHDNPVMALLRPPYLFMLPLTVLLLFMFVGPMVAIVLFSIQPANSISLDPSLWTVANYDEIISGILSGSGIYGQVMGNTVVISAITTVTTLVFSYPAAYALARKIKRYKLVFLLMLIIPLFTSVNIRVFGWALFLVQNGVLDSIVGLFGISNYPSMMYQRWTIILGTTYVYMPFMLFPIYLSLLSIEDTTFEAAADLGANKLTMFRKILLPLSMPGIIIGSLFVFILTLGADVEAQILGGGSVYTMASNINYSFGYSQNWPLGSAQAVGLLLITVVAGVIILRTIDLKEIASRGGKR, from the coding sequence ATGTCAACTATCGAATCTCTCCGTGGCGCGTTCTACGACGCCTCCGAGCATGATAACCCCGTGATGGCGCTGTTACGGCCACCGTACCTGTTCATGCTGCCGCTGACAGTGCTGCTGCTGTTCATGTTCGTCGGCCCGATGGTTGCCATCGTGCTGTTCTCGATCCAGCCAGCCAACTCCATCTCACTCGATCCGTCGCTGTGGACGGTCGCCAACTACGACGAGATCATCAGTGGAATCCTCAGCGGATCGGGTATCTACGGGCAGGTCATGGGTAACACCGTCGTCATTAGTGCGATTACGACCGTGACGACACTCGTGTTCTCCTACCCGGCGGCGTACGCGCTCGCGCGGAAGATCAAGCGTTACAAGTTAGTATTCCTGCTGATGCTCATCATCCCGCTTTTCACCAGCGTCAATATCCGCGTGTTCGGCTGGGCGCTGTTCCTCGTCCAAAACGGCGTGCTGGACAGCATTGTCGGCCTGTTCGGGATCTCCAACTATCCGTCGATGATGTACCAGCGCTGGACCATCATCCTCGGGACGACCTACGTCTACATGCCGTTCATGCTGTTCCCGATCTACCTGTCGCTTCTGAGCATCGAGGATACGACGTTCGAGGCGGCCGCGGATCTCGGCGCGAACAAGCTGACGATGTTCCGGAAGATACTGCTGCCGCTCAGTATGCCGGGTATCATCATCGGCTCGCTGTTCGTGTTCATCCTCACGTTGGGTGCGGATGTCGAGGCACAGATCCTCGGCGGCGGTTCCGTGTACACCATGGCAAGCAACATCAACTACTCGTTCGGATACAGCCAAAACTGGCCGCTCGGATCAGCACAGGCGGTTGGACTGTTGCTCATCACGGTTGTGGCCGGCGTCATCATCCTCCGGACCATCGACCTCAAAGAAATCGCCTCACGAGGTGGGAAGCGATGA
- a CDS encoding ABC transporter permease yields MSTARTSPLVAKLKAGSWYAYVALVALFFVLPLLSLVIASFYDGRFFSIVDYEFTLHWYEAALGSGSIRSAFMNTVRIAVPVTIISTIIGTGGAIAYTRHEFPYQDKFKLLALLPIFFPLILLGLGMSMWASVVGLGYGVLPAIVGELVWISPIVMFVVSITALGVDPNVEEAARDLGADSITLYTKIVLPLIKDGVVSGAIFAFVLAWNNYYIVSYLSGVESTITTWIHGRMTQGFTPVVPAVASLIFYVSLLLVVGAVIIEFREEAKDN; encoded by the coding sequence ATGAGCACCGCGCGGACTAGCCCGCTCGTTGCCAAGTTGAAAGCTGGCTCGTGGTACGCCTACGTGGCTCTGGTGGCGCTGTTTTTCGTCCTGCCACTGCTGAGTCTAGTTATCGCGTCGTTCTACGACGGCCGGTTCTTCTCCATCGTGGACTACGAGTTCACGCTGCACTGGTACGAAGCGGCGCTCGGATCGGGGAGCATCCGCTCGGCGTTCATGAACACGGTTCGCATCGCCGTGCCGGTCACGATCATCAGCACCATCATCGGCACCGGCGGTGCCATCGCCTACACGCGACACGAGTTCCCCTACCAGGACAAGTTCAAACTGCTGGCGCTGTTGCCCATCTTCTTCCCGCTCATCCTGCTCGGGCTTGGAATGTCGATGTGGGCTAGTGTCGTCGGCCTGGGTTACGGCGTCCTGCCGGCTATCGTTGGCGAACTCGTCTGGATCTCTCCCATCGTGATGTTCGTCGTCTCCATCACGGCGCTGGGGGTCGATCCGAACGTTGAGGAGGCCGCACGCGACTTGGGTGCAGACTCGATTACGCTGTACACCAAGATCGTACTCCCGCTCATCAAAGACGGCGTCGTCTCCGGTGCTATCTTCGCGTTCGTCTTAGCATGGAACAACTACTACATCGTCTCGTATCTCTCGGGTGTCGAAAGCACCATCACCACTTGGATACACGGACGGATGACACAGGGATTCACGCCAGTAGTGCCCGCCGTGGCATCACTCATCTTCTACGTCTCGCTCCTACTCGTCGTCGGCGCGGTCATCATCGAATTCCGTGAAGAAGCGAAGGATAACTGA
- a CDS encoding DNA-binding protein gives MIEATNVSDADAFVEWLNDHEVMTVAQLVSYDADRETAFVSLAGDYETDTEPVLNVLLRNRCFPTVPATVTGGREHWSVIASDHEQVSRTHEELQKIGHVEVDSLRTPELDRLLTGLSEVKQGCPRSLAAPA, from the coding sequence ATGATCGAGGCGACGAACGTCTCCGATGCAGACGCGTTCGTCGAGTGGCTCAACGACCACGAGGTGATGACAGTGGCCCAGCTTGTCAGCTACGATGCGGACCGCGAGACGGCGTTCGTCAGTTTGGCCGGCGACTACGAGACGGACACAGAGCCCGTGTTGAACGTTCTGCTTCGCAACCGCTGTTTCCCCACCGTCCCGGCGACAGTGACCGGCGGCCGCGAACACTGGAGCGTCATCGCCTCCGACCACGAACAGGTCAGCCGAACTCACGAGGAACTCCAGAAAATCGGCCACGTGGAGGTCGATTCGCTTCGGACGCCAGAACTCGACCGGCTACTTACGGGGCTGAGCGAGGTCAAACAGGGCTGTCCAAGATCTCTCGCCGCGCCAGCGTGA
- a CDS encoding ABC transporter ATP-binding protein, whose amino-acid sequence MLTATNLRKEYGSLVAVNDVDLEIETGEFATIVGPSGCGKTTLLRMLAGHLEPTAGEINLDGQDITYTSPQKRPTSLVFQSWALFPHMTVRENIEFPIKNTGREVNGQVEELLEQVRLDPEVHADKQATELSGGQKQRVALARSLAYDPDILLLDEPLASLDYVLQKRLQRELADLNVELDMTFIYVTHSLEAALVMSDKLFVLDDGDTVQTGPPEDIYREPNNKFIAEFMGDANVFPVTAETVSGGTADIASAALENSGPVETHLDIPPEYLVVRYDDCIVEPDLRKDFGAEVHVDNILVRGNTVLIEGSADHSDQDYVAEVDFEKFEGVDLAVGDTAYLQWDARKSILVPE is encoded by the coding sequence ATGTTAACGGCTACGAATCTACGAAAGGAGTATGGATCGCTCGTCGCAGTCAACGACGTGGACCTGGAGATCGAAACCGGCGAGTTCGCTACAATCGTCGGTCCGTCTGGCTGCGGAAAGACGACGTTGCTGCGGATGCTCGCCGGACACCTCGAACCGACTGCGGGTGAGATCAACCTAGACGGCCAAGACATCACCTACACGTCGCCACAGAAGCGGCCGACCAGCCTGGTGTTCCAGTCGTGGGCGCTGTTCCCCCACATGACCGTCAGAGAGAACATCGAGTTCCCGATCAAGAACACTGGTCGGGAGGTCAACGGGCAGGTCGAGGAGTTGCTCGAACAGGTCCGACTCGACCCCGAGGTCCACGCAGACAAGCAGGCGACGGAACTCTCCGGCGGACAGAAACAGCGCGTCGCGCTGGCGCGGTCGCTGGCGTACGACCCGGACATCCTGCTGTTGGACGAACCGCTCGCGTCGCTGGACTACGTCCTGCAGAAGCGACTCCAGCGCGAACTCGCCGACCTCAACGTCGAACTGGACATGACGTTCATCTACGTCACCCACTCACTGGAGGCGGCGCTGGTGATGAGCGACAAGCTGTTCGTGCTGGACGATGGCGACACCGTCCAGACGGGACCGCCCGAGGACATCTACCGCGAGCCGAACAACAAGTTCATCGCGGAGTTCATGGGCGACGCCAACGTCTTCCCCGTGACTGCGGAGACCGTCTCCGGCGGGACGGCCGACATCGCAAGCGCGGCGCTGGAGAACTCGGGACCGGTCGAGACCCACCTCGACATCCCGCCGGAGTACCTCGTCGTGCGCTACGATGACTGCATCGTCGAACCCGATCTCCGGAAGGACTTCGGGGCCGAAGTCCACGTCGACAACATCCTCGTGCGCGGGAACACCGTCCTTATCGAAGGGTCGGCGGACCACTCCGATCAGGACTACGTCGCCGAGGTGGACTTCGAGAAGTTCGAAGGCGTCGATCTGGCAGTCGGTGACACCGCGTACCTCCAGTGGGACGCCAGAAAGTCCATTCTGGTGCCAGAATAA
- a CDS encoding helix-turn-helix domain-containing protein — MDEGYYDSPRGCNIADLAEQDTANTSTVGEHLRRSEAKILKAVAPLLSRPKRNKETGRNRKTKP; from the coding sequence ATCGACGAGGGATACTACGATTCACCACGCGGGTGCAACATCGCCGACCTCGCCGAACAGGATACCGCGAACACCTCAACGGTCGGCGAACACCTTCGTCGCTCCGAGGCGAAGATTCTGAAAGCTGTCGCACCGCTTTTGAGTCGGCCCAAGCGAAACAAAGAAACAGGTCGAAACCGGAAGACGAAACCCTGA